A single window of Leptolyngbya ohadii IS1 DNA harbors:
- a CDS encoding endonuclease III domain-containing protein has translation MTEKQPFEIDEVIDRLRQVVSQFPKAAMFELAAQGYNSPFEQLISCIISIRTYDEVSLPTAKRLFDRARTPTEMVRLSVGEIDQLIQKSTYHDAKAQQIRDIADRIVREYGGELPCDEQVFLSFKGVGAKCAHLALGIACQQPYISVDVHVHRVTNRWGYVQTRTPEKTLKALEAKLPQQYWIEINALLVPFGKHICTGNAPKCASCPLLSMCRQVRVEGVENRGVGSRE, from the coding sequence GTGACTGAAAAACAGCCGTTTGAAATTGACGAAGTAATCGATCGCCTGCGGCAGGTAGTATCCCAGTTCCCAAAGGCTGCAATGTTTGAGCTGGCAGCACAGGGCTATAATTCGCCGTTTGAGCAGTTAATTTCCTGTATCATCTCAATCCGCACCTACGATGAGGTGAGTTTGCCTACCGCAAAACGGCTGTTCGATCGCGCCCGCACTCCGACTGAAATGGTGCGGCTCAGCGTTGGAGAAATTGATCAACTGATTCAAAAAAGCACCTATCACGATGCAAAAGCACAGCAGATCCGGGATATCGCCGATCGCATAGTGCGTGAATATGGTGGTGAACTACCCTGCGACGAGCAGGTTTTTTTGTCGTTTAAAGGGGTTGGCGCAAAGTGTGCCCATCTTGCCCTGGGCATTGCCTGTCAGCAGCCCTACATTAGCGTCGATGTTCACGTTCATCGCGTTACCAATCGCTGGGGTTACGTCCAGACTCGCACCCCGGAAAAAACGCTCAAGGCACTGGAAGCCAAACTGCCGCAGCAGTACTGGATTGAAATTAACGCCCTCCTCGTCCCGTTCGGCAAGCACATTTGTACTGGGAATGCACCGAAGTGTGCGAGTTGTCCGCTGCTGTCGATGTGTCGGCAGGTGAGGGTGGAGGGGGTGGAAAATAGGGGAGTGGGGAGTAGGGAGTAG
- the rpsU gene encoding 30S ribosomal protein S21, whose translation MTQVIVGENEGIESALRRFKRQVSRADIFADMKKNRHFETPLEKEKRKAIARRKQRRFRRNKA comes from the coding sequence ATGACTCAAGTGATTGTCGGCGAAAACGAAGGAATTGAGTCGGCACTGCGACGCTTTAAGCGTCAGGTGTCCAGAGCTGATATTTTTGCTGACATGAAGAAAAATCGTCACTTTGAAACGCCGCTGGAAAAGGAAAAGCGCAAGGCAATTGCTCGACGCAAGCAAAGACGATTCCGGCGCAACAAAGCCTAG
- a CDS encoding RNA recognition motif domain-containing protein produces the protein MSIYVGNLSYQVTEEDVSTVFSEYGTVKRVQLPVDRETGRMRGFGFVEMSSDAEEQAAIDALDGAEWMGRDLKVNKAKPREERPAGGGGWNNNRGGGRGDRRY, from the coding sequence ATGTCAATCTATGTTGGCAACCTGTCCTATCAGGTAACTGAAGAGGACGTCAGCACTGTTTTCTCTGAATATGGTACTGTGAAGCGCGTTCAGCTTCCGGTCGATCGGGAGACAGGACGGATGCGCGGTTTCGGTTTCGTAGAAATGTCTTCAGACGCTGAAGAGCAGGCTGCGATCGATGCACTTGACGGCGCAGAGTGGATGGGACGCGATCTCAAGGTTAATAAGGCTAAGCCCCGCGAGGAAAGACCCGCTGGCGGCGGTGGCTGGAATAATAACCGGGGAGGCGGACGCGGCGATCGTCGCTACTAG
- a CDS encoding nucleoside 2-deoxyribosyltransferase — MQKVVYLANPYGFSQQQRDLLLPPIVSALESLGVAVWEPFSRNNQVDFSEPGWAYQVAQADLRDVQQCDGIFAIVNGTPPDEGVMVELGVAIALKKAIFLFRDDFRRCTDSEAYPLNLMLFAGLPEKDWQQYYYTSVGDITSEEKGLYRWVEGVGSGEWISG, encoded by the coding sequence ATGCAGAAAGTCGTTTATCTTGCCAATCCCTATGGATTTTCCCAGCAGCAGCGGGATCTCCTGTTGCCGCCGATCGTCTCTGCCCTCGAATCGCTGGGAGTAGCGGTGTGGGAGCCGTTCAGCCGCAATAATCAGGTCGATTTCTCTGAGCCAGGATGGGCATATCAGGTGGCTCAGGCAGATTTAAGGGATGTGCAGCAGTGCGACGGCATTTTTGCGATCGTCAATGGAACCCCTCCCGATGAAGGCGTCATGGTGGAACTGGGTGTGGCGATCGCTCTTAAAAAGGCTATCTTTCTGTTTCGGGATGACTTCCGTCGCTGCACTGATAGCGAGGCATATCCGCTGAACCTGATGCTGTTTGCTGGACTGCCGGAGAAGGATTGGCAGCAGTATTACTACACCTCGGTTGGGGATATTACGTCAGAGGAAAAGGGGCTGTATCGGTGGGTGGAGGGAGTGGGGAGTGGGGAGTGGATAAGTGGATGA
- the rimP gene encoding ribosome maturation factor RimP: MTHPLIPPILELASPIAAELGLEVVAAVFQTNQSPPVLRVDVRNLQADTSLDDCERMSRVLEAALDTSGLLPDAYVLEISSPGVSRSLTSDREFISFKGFPVLVTTTEPYSGHATWTGRLVRRDEEAVRLNLKGRTVSIPRHLVSQVQLVDGVDE, from the coding sequence ATGACTCACCCGCTGATTCCACCTATTCTTGAACTTGCATCGCCGATCGCCGCTGAGCTAGGGCTAGAGGTTGTTGCCGCCGTGTTTCAGACCAATCAAAGTCCGCCTGTGCTGCGGGTGGATGTGCGAAACCTCCAAGCGGATACCAGCCTGGACGACTGCGAGCGCATGAGTCGTGTCCTGGAAGCTGCATTGGATACCTCCGGTTTGTTGCCCGATGCCTATGTGCTGGAAATCTCCAGTCCTGGGGTTTCTCGATCGCTCACCTCCGATCGGGAGTTTATTTCCTTCAAGGGGTTTCCTGTTCTGGTGACGACGACCGAACCCTATTCGGGGCATGCCACCTGGACAGGGCGACTGGTGCGGCGAGATGAGGAAGCTGTCCGTCTAAATCTGAAGGGACGAACTGTGTCAATTCCCCGTCATCTTGTCAGTCAAGTGCAGCTCGTGGATGGGGTAGACGAATAG
- the nusA gene encoding transcription termination factor NusA — MSMVALPGLQELIDSISRERNLPKHAVQAALREALLKGYERYRRTHRPDVSAFDEEYFNNFEVELDIEDAGFRVLATKTIVEEVSNPDHQISLEEVQEVADEAQLGDTVVLDVTPDQGEFGRMAAIQTKQVLAQKLRDQQRKLIQEEFQELEGTVLQARVLRFERQSVVMAVNSGFGQPDVEAELPKREQLPNDNYRANATFRVFLKKVLEGSHRGPQLLVSRADAGLVVDLFATEVPEIEDEVVRIVAVAREANPPSRSVGPRTKIAVDTLERDVDPVGACIGARGSRIQVVVNELRGEKIDVIRWSPDPATYIANALSPARVDEVRLINPDERQAHVLVPDDQLSLAIGKEGQNVRLAARLTGWKIDIKDTAKYDYEAETRKMEALAEERRLAREAEEAEMAYEDEDDLPEDEADVLGEQDFDAEEMAESTSDGFGTEAGEAIQRPER; from the coding sequence ATGTCGATGGTCGCCCTCCCTGGACTCCAGGAACTGATTGATAGTATTAGCCGCGAACGTAACCTACCAAAACACGCCGTTCAAGCCGCCCTGCGGGAAGCCCTGCTGAAGGGCTATGAACGCTATCGCCGCACCCACCGCCCCGATGTATCTGCGTTTGACGAGGAATATTTCAATAACTTTGAAGTTGAGCTAGACATCGAAGACGCAGGATTTCGGGTACTGGCGACCAAGACGATCGTAGAGGAAGTCTCTAACCCCGATCACCAGATTTCCCTGGAAGAAGTGCAGGAAGTGGCTGACGAGGCGCAGCTTGGCGATACGGTGGTGCTGGACGTGACGCCGGATCAGGGTGAGTTCGGACGGATGGCGGCGATTCAGACCAAGCAGGTTCTTGCCCAAAAACTGCGGGATCAGCAGCGCAAGCTCATCCAAGAGGAATTCCAGGAACTCGAAGGCACCGTGCTTCAGGCAAGAGTCCTGCGATTTGAGCGCCAGTCTGTTGTCATGGCAGTAAACAGCGGTTTTGGTCAACCAGACGTAGAAGCCGAATTGCCCAAGCGGGAACAGTTACCCAACGATAATTACCGCGCTAATGCCACCTTTCGGGTCTTCCTGAAGAAGGTGCTGGAAGGTTCCCATCGCGGACCCCAGCTGCTTGTCTCGCGGGCAGACGCTGGGCTGGTGGTAGACCTGTTTGCTACCGAAGTGCCTGAAATTGAAGATGAAGTGGTACGAATCGTCGCAGTCGCACGGGAAGCGAATCCGCCTTCGCGATCGGTTGGGCCTCGCACTAAGATCGCTGTCGATACCCTGGAACGGGACGTTGATCCCGTCGGAGCCTGCATCGGCGCACGGGGATCACGAATTCAGGTGGTTGTGAACGAACTGCGCGGCGAGAAAATTGACGTGATTCGCTGGTCGCCCGACCCTGCCACCTACATTGCCAATGCCCTCAGTCCTGCCCGTGTTGATGAAGTGCGGCTCATTAACCCCGATGAACGGCAGGCTCATGTTCTCGTCCCTGACGATCAGCTCAGTTTGGCGATCGGTAAAGAAGGACAAAACGTGCGTTTGGCAGCCCGCCTCACCGGATGGAAGATCGATATCAAGGACACCGCCAAGTACGACTACGAAGCCGAAACCCGCAAGATGGAGGCACTGGCAGAGGAACGTCGCCTTGCTCGCGAAGCCGAAGAAGCTGAAATGGCATACGAAGACGAGGACGATCTGCCCGAAGACGAAGCCGACGTACTGGGCGAACAGGACTTCGACGCCGAAGAAATGGCGGAATCCACAAGTGACGGCTTTGGGACAGAGGCAGGGGAGGCGATTCAGCGTCCGGAGCGGTAG
- a CDS encoding YlxR family protein, producing the protein MPPNHRRCISCRRVAPKQEFWRVVRSFPAQIVILDAGMGRSAYLCPSSGCLQAAQRKDRLGRALKANVPVEIYQTLWQRLSTAATIE; encoded by the coding sequence ATGCCCCCCAACCACCGTCGCTGTATTAGCTGTCGCAGAGTGGCTCCTAAACAGGAGTTCTGGCGGGTTGTGCGATCGTTTCCTGCACAGATTGTTATACTAGATGCAGGAATGGGGCGATCGGCTTACCTTTGTCCCAGTTCAGGTTGTCTGCAAGCGGCGCAGCGAAAAGATCGTTTAGGGCGTGCTCTTAAGGCAAACGTTCCGGTAGAGATTTATCAAACCCTGTGGCAGCGTCTTTCCACAGCCGCTACGATAGAGTAA